In the Micromonospora narathiwatensis genome, one interval contains:
- a CDS encoding deoxyguanosinetriphosphate triphosphohydrolase family protein, producing the protein MEQPADPRGRRLFGGSARALGDLAASPFRADRDRIVASPFFARLNGVTQVISPGGSGLLVHNRLTHSLKVAQVARAIAERLTADPAHRDLLDKLGGCDPDVVEAAALAHDLGHPPFGHLGERVLDRLARQRLGLSDGFEGNAQSYRIVTSTEIRGAATTGLDLTAAVRAAMLKYPWTRLDHPDPHPRHLDPPPRGAAAPPDDPESGSVKFGAYRTEVDDLRQAREPFAGRIPEWQQTPEASVMDTADDIAYAIHDVEDFYRVGVLQQGAVAAELMAWQRESGHFRSITDAALTAAGRRPGAAIERLRRQLHRKDAWIADDEAFAAAVEHVREELVDGLLALPFDGSIEAEQYVARFSARWSTRFVEAITVTPEPDVRSGHVLLAKAQWHEVQVLKFVHHRFVLARPDLALHQRGQARLLGALVEALWEWLLDPEEESRLPRRLHDLVELAEAELHPRTPDRIGRARGRAIVDFVAQLTDGQAVAMLDALSGRSGALWTDAFVL; encoded by the coding sequence ATGGAACAACCTGCGGATCCGCGGGGTCGCCGGCTCTTCGGCGGCAGCGCCCGGGCGCTCGGCGACCTGGCCGCCAGCCCGTTCCGGGCCGACCGGGACCGGATCGTCGCGTCGCCGTTCTTCGCCCGGCTGAACGGCGTGACCCAGGTGATCAGCCCGGGCGGGTCCGGGCTGCTGGTGCACAACCGGCTCACCCACAGTCTCAAGGTCGCCCAGGTGGCCCGGGCGATCGCCGAGCGGCTCACCGCCGACCCGGCGCACCGCGACCTGCTGGACAAGCTGGGCGGCTGCGACCCGGACGTGGTGGAGGCCGCCGCGCTGGCCCACGACCTCGGTCACCCGCCCTTCGGGCACCTCGGGGAGCGGGTGCTGGACCGGCTGGCCCGCCAGCGGCTCGGACTGTCCGACGGCTTCGAGGGCAACGCCCAGTCGTACCGGATCGTCACCAGCACCGAGATCCGCGGCGCGGCGACCACCGGGCTGGACCTGACCGCGGCGGTCCGGGCGGCGATGCTGAAGTACCCGTGGACCCGACTGGACCACCCGGACCCGCACCCGCGGCACCTGGACCCGCCGCCGCGCGGCGCGGCGGCCCCGCCGGACGACCCGGAGAGCGGGTCGGTGAAGTTCGGCGCGTACCGGACGGAGGTGGACGACCTGCGGCAGGCCCGGGAGCCGTTCGCCGGGCGGATCCCGGAGTGGCAGCAGACCCCGGAGGCGTCGGTGATGGACACCGCCGACGACATCGCGTACGCCATCCACGACGTGGAGGACTTCTATCGGGTCGGGGTGCTCCAGCAGGGCGCGGTGGCCGCCGAGCTGATGGCCTGGCAGCGGGAGAGCGGGCACTTCCGCTCGATCACCGACGCGGCCCTGACGGCCGCCGGCCGGCGGCCCGGCGCGGCCATCGAGCGGCTACGCCGCCAGCTGCACCGCAAGGACGCCTGGATCGCCGACGACGAGGCGTTCGCCGCCGCCGTGGAACACGTACGCGAGGAACTGGTGGACGGGCTGCTGGCGCTGCCGTTCGACGGCTCGATCGAGGCGGAGCAGTACGTGGCCCGCTTCTCCGCCCGCTGGTCCACCCGGTTCGTCGAGGCGATCACGGTGACCCCGGAGCCGGACGTCCGCTCCGGGCACGTGCTGCTGGCCAAGGCCCAGTGGCACGAGGTGCAGGTGCTCAAGTTCGTTCACCACCGGTTCGTCCTGGCCCGCCCCGACCTGGCGCTGCACCAGCGGGGCCAGGCGCGGCTGCTCGGCGCCCTGGTGGAGGCGCTCTGGGAGTGGCTGCTCGACCCGGAGGAGGAGTCCCGCCTGCCGCGCCGGCTGCACGACCTGGTCGAGCTGGCCGAGGCGGAACTGCACCCGCGTACGCCGGACCGGATCGGCCGGGCCCGGGGCCGGGCGATCGTGGACTTCGTGGCGCAGCTCACCGACGGTCAGGCGGTGGCGATGCTGGACGCCCTCTCCGGCCGTTCCGGGGCCCTCTGGACCGACGCGTTCGTGCTCTGA
- a CDS encoding MBL fold metallo-hydrolase: MGAAEEQAVERALSRRLWRTAGVAALAGLAWVGRDVPAQLGGRLAGARAERAERSPRYRNGTFHNPTSTRTMVADPGRNLFKELIFGKQKRRPGSPVPLLRPAEPAPADRARELGVVWYGHASLLIEIEGHRVLVDPVWSDRCSPSNLIGPRRIHQPPVRLDELPRIDAIVISHDHYDHLDMATVRELLTHQSAPFVVPLGVGAHLDRWGVPEERIVELDWSESHRVGGLTLTATAAQHFSGRGLRRDGTLWSSWVVAGAHRRVFYTGDSGYFDGYARIGAEHGPFDVTLVQIGAYDQAWPSIHMFPEEAVAAHLDLRGDLLVPVHWATFNLALHDWSEPVDRLWAEAKARDVRLAVPRPGERVVVDDPPPVDGWWQAVA, translated from the coding sequence ATGGGGGCAGCGGAGGAGCAGGCGGTCGAGCGGGCACTGAGCCGCCGGCTGTGGCGGACGGCCGGGGTGGCGGCGCTGGCTGGGCTGGCCTGGGTGGGCCGCGACGTGCCGGCACAGCTCGGCGGCCGGCTCGCCGGGGCGCGGGCGGAACGCGCGGAACGCTCCCCCCGGTACCGGAACGGCACCTTCCACAACCCGACGAGCACCCGCACGATGGTCGCCGACCCGGGGCGCAACCTGTTCAAGGAGCTGATCTTCGGCAAGCAGAAGCGGCGGCCCGGCAGCCCCGTCCCGCTGCTACGCCCGGCCGAGCCGGCCCCGGCGGACCGTGCCCGCGAGCTGGGCGTCGTCTGGTACGGCCACGCCTCGCTCCTGATCGAGATCGAGGGGCACCGGGTGCTGGTGGACCCGGTGTGGAGCGACCGCTGCTCCCCGTCCAACCTGATCGGTCCGCGCCGCATCCACCAACCGCCGGTACGCCTCGACGAGCTGCCCCGCATCGACGCGATCGTCATCTCGCACGACCACTACGACCACCTGGACATGGCGACCGTACGCGAGCTGCTCACCCACCAGTCCGCGCCGTTCGTCGTCCCACTCGGCGTCGGCGCCCACCTGGACCGCTGGGGCGTACCGGAGGAACGGATCGTCGAGCTGGACTGGTCGGAGAGCCACCGGGTGGGCGGGCTGACCCTCACCGCCACCGCCGCCCAGCACTTCTCCGGCCGCGGGCTGCGCCGCGACGGCACCCTCTGGAGCTCCTGGGTGGTGGCCGGGGCGCACCGCAGGGTCTTCTACACCGGCGACTCCGGCTACTTCGACGGCTACGCGCGGATCGGCGCCGAACACGGCCCGTTCGACGTCACGCTGGTGCAGATCGGGGCGTACGACCAGGCGTGGCCGAGCATCCACATGTTCCCGGAGGAGGCGGTCGCGGCCCACCTCGACCTGCGCGGCGACCTGCTCGTCCCGGTGCACTGGGCCACCTTCAACCTGGCTTTGCACGACTGGTCCGAACCGGTGGACCGGCTCTGGGCCGAGGCGAAGGCCCGCGACGTCCGGCTGGCGGTGCCGCGCCCGGGCGAGCGGGTCGTGGTGGACGACCCGCCGCCGGTCGACGGCTGGTGGCAGGCCGTCGCCTGA
- a CDS encoding succinate dehydrogenase/fumarate reductase iron-sulfur subunit: protein MNLTLRIWRQQGPEDKGRMVTYQVDDVSPDMSFLEMLDVLNERLILSGEEPIAFDHDCREGICGMCSLMINGEAHGPQRGTTACQLHMRQFSDGDTIDIEPWRARAFPVVKDLVVNRNAFDRIIAAGGYITAPTGSAPEAHATPVAKANADAAFESAACIGCGACVAACPNGSGMLFTAAKINQLSLLPQGQPERYTRVIGMVDAHDEAGFGGCTNVGECAAACPKGIPLNTIGRLNRDYLKATSRRAGTPGS, encoded by the coding sequence GTGAATCTGACCCTGCGCATCTGGCGCCAGCAGGGCCCTGAGGACAAGGGTCGGATGGTGACCTACCAGGTCGACGACGTGTCCCCGGACATGTCCTTCCTGGAGATGCTCGACGTGCTCAACGAACGGCTGATCCTCTCCGGTGAGGAGCCGATCGCGTTCGACCACGACTGCCGCGAGGGCATCTGCGGCATGTGCAGTCTCATGATCAACGGTGAGGCGCACGGCCCGCAGCGCGGCACCACCGCGTGCCAGCTGCACATGCGGCAGTTCTCCGACGGCGACACGATCGACATCGAGCCGTGGCGGGCCCGGGCCTTCCCGGTCGTCAAGGACCTGGTGGTCAACCGGAACGCCTTCGACCGGATCATCGCCGCCGGTGGGTACATCACCGCGCCGACCGGCAGCGCCCCGGAGGCGCACGCCACCCCGGTGGCCAAGGCCAACGCGGACGCCGCCTTCGAGTCGGCCGCCTGCATCGGCTGCGGCGCCTGCGTGGCGGCCTGCCCGAACGGCTCCGGCATGCTGTTCACCGCCGCCAAGATCAACCAGCTCTCGCTGCTGCCGCAGGGCCAGCCCGAGCGGTACACCCGGGTGATCGGCATGGTGGACGCGCACGACGAGGCCGGCTTCGGCGGCTGCACCAACGTCGGCGAGTGCGCGGCGGCCTGCCCGAAGGGCATCCCGCTGAACACCATCGGCCGGCTCAACCGGGACTACCTCAAGGCGACGTCCCGGCGCGCCGGCACCCCGGGTTCCTGA
- a CDS encoding fumarate reductase/succinate dehydrogenase flavoprotein subunit, whose amino-acid sequence MDLYTAGDPIADTKAPDGPVETRWERRRFEAKLVNPANRRKLTVIVVGTGLAGGSAAATLAEQGYHVKSYCYQDSPRRAHSIAAQGGINAAKNYRNDGDSVHRLFYDTVKGGDFRSRESNVHRLAEVSVNIIDQCVAQGVPFAREYGGLLDTRSFGGAQVQRTFYARGQTGQQLLLGAYQALERQIGLGNVEMNARHEMLELVVVDGRARGIVVRDLVTGEITTEMADAVVLASGGYGNVFYLSTNAKGCNVTASWRAHRKGAYFANPCYTQIHPTCIPVSGDHQSKLTLMSESLRNDGRVWVPKAKGDARNPRDIPEDERDYYLERIYPSFGNLVPRDIASRAAKNVCDEGRGVGPSGLGVYLDFADAIQRLGRKAIEAKYGNLFEMYERITGEDPYEVPMRIYPAVHYTMGGLWVDYDLQSSIPGLFVIGEANFSDHGANRLGASALMQGLADGYFVLPNTLPNYLASAGSFEQVDASHPEVVAARAAVEERIQKLLSINGDRTVDSFHRELGQIMWEHCGMERSEAGLRKAIDEIRALREQFWQRVRVPGDGEGLNQSLEKAGRVADFFELAELMCIDALHREESCGGHFRAEHQTPDGEAQRDDDRFAYVAAWEYTGTGQPVLHKEDLQFEYVHPTQRSYK is encoded by the coding sequence ATGGATCTCTACACCGCGGGCGACCCGATCGCCGACACCAAGGCCCCGGACGGCCCTGTCGAGACCCGGTGGGAGCGCCGCCGCTTCGAGGCGAAGCTGGTCAACCCGGCCAACCGCCGGAAGCTGACCGTCATCGTGGTGGGCACCGGTCTGGCCGGCGGCTCCGCCGCGGCGACCCTGGCCGAGCAGGGCTACCACGTCAAGTCCTACTGCTACCAGGACAGCCCGCGCCGGGCCCACTCGATCGCCGCCCAGGGCGGCATCAACGCCGCCAAGAACTACCGCAACGACGGCGACTCGGTGCACCGGCTCTTCTACGACACCGTCAAGGGCGGTGACTTCCGTTCCCGGGAGTCGAACGTGCACCGGCTGGCCGAGGTGTCGGTCAACATCATCGACCAGTGCGTCGCCCAGGGCGTCCCGTTCGCCCGCGAGTACGGCGGCCTGCTGGACACCCGCTCCTTCGGCGGCGCGCAGGTGCAGCGCACCTTCTACGCCCGGGGCCAGACGGGCCAGCAGCTGCTGCTCGGCGCGTACCAGGCCCTGGAGCGGCAGATCGGCCTGGGCAACGTGGAGATGAACGCCCGCCACGAGATGCTGGAGCTGGTCGTCGTCGACGGCCGGGCGCGCGGCATCGTGGTACGGGACCTGGTCACCGGTGAGATCACCACCGAGATGGCCGACGCGGTCGTGCTCGCCTCCGGCGGCTACGGCAACGTCTTCTACCTCTCCACCAACGCCAAGGGCTGCAACGTCACCGCCTCCTGGCGGGCGCACCGCAAGGGCGCGTACTTCGCCAACCCCTGCTACACGCAGATCCACCCGACCTGCATCCCGGTCTCCGGCGACCACCAGTCGAAGCTGACCCTGATGAGCGAGTCGCTGCGCAACGACGGCCGGGTGTGGGTGCCGAAGGCCAAGGGCGACGCCCGCAACCCGAGGGACATCCCCGAGGACGAGCGGGACTACTACCTGGAGCGGATCTACCCCTCCTTCGGCAACCTGGTCCCCCGCGACATCGCCTCCCGCGCCGCGAAGAACGTCTGCGACGAGGGGCGCGGCGTCGGCCCCAGCGGGCTCGGCGTCTACCTGGACTTCGCCGACGCCATCCAGCGGCTCGGCCGCAAGGCCATCGAGGCGAAGTACGGCAACCTCTTCGAGATGTACGAGCGGATCACCGGCGAGGACCCGTACGAGGTCCCGATGCGGATCTACCCCGCCGTGCACTACACGATGGGTGGCCTCTGGGTCGACTACGACCTCCAGTCGAGCATCCCGGGCCTGTTCGTGATCGGTGAGGCCAACTTCTCCGACCACGGCGCGAACCGCCTCGGCGCCTCGGCGCTGATGCAGGGCCTGGCCGACGGCTACTTCGTGCTGCCGAACACCCTGCCCAACTACCTGGCGAGCGCCGGCTCGTTCGAGCAGGTCGACGCCAGCCACCCCGAGGTGGTGGCCGCCCGCGCGGCCGTCGAGGAGCGGATCCAGAAGCTGCTCTCCATCAACGGCGACCGGACGGTGGACTCGTTCCACCGGGAGCTGGGCCAGATCATGTGGGAGCACTGCGGCATGGAGCGCTCCGAGGCCGGGCTGCGCAAGGCGATCGACGAGATCCGCGCCCTGCGCGAGCAGTTCTGGCAGCGGGTCCGCGTCCCGGGCGACGGCGAGGGGCTCAACCAGTCGCTGGAGAAGGCCGGCCGGGTGGCCGACTTCTTCGAGCTGGCCGAGCTCATGTGCATCGACGCCCTGCACCGCGAGGAGTCCTGTGGCGGCCACTTCCGGGCCGAGCACCAGACCCCCGACGGTGAGGCGCAGCGCGACGACGACCGGTTCGCCTACGTGGCGGCCTGGGAGTACACCGGCACCGGTCAGCCCGTGCTGCACAAGGAAGACCTGCAGTTCGAATACGTCCACCCCACGCAGCGGAGCTACAAGTGA
- a CDS encoding succinate dehydrogenase cytochrome b subunit, with product MVLTKTRSPIRSNVGLKAVMAVTGIILVLFLIAHMLGNLKIFTGAEAFNHYAHWLRDLGTPLLAPGWYLWLQRTVLVVAVLAHIGAATMLALRSRAARPVGYAHRRKIHVNYAARTMRWGGVIILLFVIYHILDLTTGTLNPVGDAARPHSNVVADFAPERWPVTLFYTLAVVMLGFHLRHGAFSAFRSLGQQTPTGERLARTGALVFAVALTAGYLVVPFAVLTGLVR from the coding sequence GTGGTACTCACGAAAACTCGGTCGCCCATCCGCTCCAACGTCGGCCTCAAGGCCGTGATGGCGGTGACGGGCATCATCCTGGTGCTGTTCCTGATCGCGCACATGCTCGGCAACCTGAAGATCTTCACGGGCGCCGAGGCGTTCAACCACTACGCGCACTGGCTGCGCGACCTGGGCACGCCGCTGCTCGCGCCCGGCTGGTACCTGTGGCTCCAGCGGACCGTCCTGGTGGTCGCGGTGCTCGCCCACATCGGGGCCGCCACCATGCTGGCGCTGCGCTCCCGTGCCGCCCGCCCGGTCGGCTACGCGCACCGCCGGAAGATCCACGTGAACTACGCGGCCCGGACCATGCGCTGGGGCGGGGTGATCATCCTGCTCTTCGTGATCTATCACATCCTGGACCTGACCACCGGCACGCTGAACCCGGTCGGGGACGCCGCCCGCCCGCACAGCAACGTGGTCGCCGACTTCGCGCCCGAGCGCTGGCCCGTGACGCTCTTCTACACGCTGGCCGTCGTCATGCTCGGCTTCCACCTGCGCCACGGCGCGTTCAGCGCCTTCCGCAGCCTCGGCCAGCAGACCCCGACGGGCGAGCGCCTGGCCCGGACCGGCGCGCTCGTCTTCGCCGTCGCGCTGACCGCCGGCTACCTGGTGGTCCCGTTCGCCGTACTCACCGGATTGGTGCGTTGA
- a CDS encoding LysR family transcriptional regulator has translation MQVQLHQLRYFVAVAEVRHFTQAADLVGITQPSLSKQIHALEADLGAPLFERVRGNIALTAAGEVLLPLAKRILADVDTATREVQELVGLRRGRVRLGATPSLATSLAPQVLRRFRDAHPTVDLRVEEGGSQDLVRDLLRGDLDLALIIMPSAGTDPGLRADPILRESLVVASVDPLPAASEDGEVRITDLRELPLVMFREGYDLRDATLQACREAGFEPTLSVDGGEMDAVLSFVEAGLGVALVPGIAVARRAGIRVTRLARPGVRRTIAVARRRDVVPTHAGRELRRILLEYVHDATVGNELPPGVEPLP, from the coding sequence ATGCAGGTGCAGCTCCATCAGCTCCGATACTTCGTCGCGGTCGCAGAAGTACGACATTTCACCCAGGCGGCCGACCTCGTGGGCATTACCCAGCCCTCTTTGAGTAAGCAAATTCACGCCCTGGAGGCCGACCTCGGGGCCCCGTTGTTCGAGCGGGTAAGGGGCAACATCGCCCTCACCGCGGCGGGCGAGGTGCTGCTGCCGCTGGCCAAGCGGATCCTCGCCGACGTCGACACCGCCACCCGCGAGGTGCAGGAGCTGGTGGGGCTGCGCCGGGGCCGGGTCCGGCTCGGGGCCACGCCCAGCCTCGCCACCTCGCTCGCGCCGCAGGTGCTGCGCCGGTTCCGCGACGCCCACCCCACCGTCGACCTGCGGGTGGAGGAGGGCGGCTCCCAGGACCTGGTCCGTGACCTGCTCCGCGGCGACCTCGACCTGGCGCTGATCATCATGCCCTCGGCCGGCACCGACCCGGGGCTGCGCGCCGACCCGATCCTGCGGGAGAGCCTGGTCGTGGCCTCCGTGGACCCGCTGCCGGCCGCCTCCGAAGACGGCGAGGTGCGCATCACCGACCTGCGCGAACTGCCGCTCGTCATGTTCCGCGAGGGCTACGACCTGCGCGACGCCACCCTCCAGGCGTGCCGGGAGGCCGGGTTCGAGCCGACCCTCTCGGTGGACGGCGGGGAGATGGACGCCGTGCTCAGCTTCGTCGAGGCGGGGCTCGGCGTCGCGCTGGTGCCGGGCATCGCGGTGGCCCGCCGGGCCGGCATCCGGGTCACCCGGCTCGCCCGGCCCGGCGTACGCCGGACCATCGCGGTGGCCCGCCGCCGGGACGTGGTGCCCACCCACGCCGGCCGCGAGCTGCGCCGCATCCTCCTGGAGTACGTCCACGACGCCACCGTCGGCAACGAACTCCCACCGGGCGTCGAACCGCTGCCCTAA